The candidate division WOR-3 bacterium genome contains a region encoding:
- a CDS encoding T9SS type A sorting domain-containing protein: MKRWWFLKLYNLMKIINSSWNMRFSKYAMIIIVCTITFSTAQSEFLIDTNTVYTPASIGQMYPSTAFDGTNYFTVWIDSRGGITGDSLHIYGCRVTPQGTLIDSAGIPISIIVHEVAWVPESPAIAYGDSVFLVVWADYRNWDWDIYGARIDINGNVLDPDGFIISSVPSCYQYYPSVIFGSTNFLVAWWHAGSGVYGCRVTADGQILDPNGFPISINSGNQLAPSVAFDGVNHFVAWQDPRGLGAFDIYGVRVDTAGNILDTTEIHISAADNSQEKPSVVFDGTKYLVTWQDSRWGQFDIYGARVDTAGLVLDSTGIVISDAVNWQENPNVTFNGTDFMVAWLDWRDNQPDIYCARLDTSGLLLDSSGIFISNGMNDTYCPGITSDGNYCLIVWPDIRSWRAHIYGARLNGAGTVLDPEGILFSTALYSQWSSAAAFDGINYFAVWEDYREDEFSNIFGARIDTTGSVLESSGIAICTTSYSLTPAIVYGGLNYLVVWSGISCTRIDTSGALLDSNFIDIGNGYDPSISFDGNNYFVVFKRNIDIYGARIDTSGIVLDSAGFRISPINDVEKYPDVGFDGTNYLVVWQDNRNELFELSDIYGTFVDTTGSVLDTLGFSISALFNIEQSHPSVAFDGNNYLVVWQDSRNDYADIYGARVTQTGVVLDTAGILICGAASAQYKPQIAFDGINFCVNWEDWRGGNYADIYGCHIDTTGFVIDTFIISTKANNQLRPYITKGLNKFLVTFTGFVDSVNNKPANTMRIWCRFLPFVGVEEKTQLAEHRVESSLFIYPNPFQKKCSIKYSLLRKSKVNLSIYDATGKFVKEIVSEIQNAGIYNKTFEVNNLSQGVYFLRLDTENYAKTRKFVFIR; the protein is encoded by the coding sequence ATGAAAAGATGGTGGTTCCTAAAGTTGTATAACTTGATGAAAATAATAAACTCAAGTTGGAACATGCGATTCTCTAAATATGCAATGATTATTATCGTATGTACAATTACTTTTTCCACCGCACAGTCCGAATTTTTGATTGATACTAATACAGTTTATACTCCTGCATCAATAGGCCAAATGTATCCTTCAACTGCCTTTGACGGTACGAATTATTTCACTGTTTGGATAGATTCAAGAGGTGGAATCACGGGTGATTCATTACATATCTATGGATGCCGAGTTACACCTCAGGGTACGCTGATAGATTCAGCGGGTATTCCTATATCAATTATTGTTCATGAAGTTGCATGGGTTCCTGAATCACCAGCAATAGCTTATGGTGATTCTGTTTTTCTAGTTGTGTGGGCAGATTATCGAAATTGGGACTGGGATATTTATGGTGCACGGATAGATATAAATGGAAATGTATTAGACCCAGATGGCTTCATCATTTCTTCAGTACCGAGCTGTTATCAGTATTATCCATCTGTGATTTTTGGAAGCACTAATTTCTTGGTGGCATGGTGGCATGCAGGGTCAGGCGTTTACGGCTGTCGAGTAACCGCTGATGGTCAGATTTTAGACCCTAATGGATTTCCAATATCTATTAACTCAGGTAATCAACTGGCACCTTCGGTCGCCTTTGATGGTGTTAATCATTTTGTGGCATGGCAGGACCCTCGCGGTTTAGGTGCATTTGACATCTACGGAGTAAGAGTTGATACAGCAGGGAATATCTTAGATACAACAGAAATTCATATATCTGCAGCAGATAACTCTCAAGAGAAACCATCTGTTGTATTTGATGGTACAAAGTATTTGGTAACGTGGCAGGATAGTCGTTGGGGGCAGTTTGATATATATGGTGCACGTGTTGATACTGCTGGTTTAGTGTTAGACTCAACAGGTATTGTCATCTCGGATGCAGTAAATTGGCAAGAAAATCCTAATGTTACATTCAATGGTACTGATTTTATGGTGGCTTGGTTAGATTGGCGAGATAATCAACCCGACATCTACTGTGCTCGATTGGATACCTCAGGTTTGCTTTTAGATTCCTCGGGCATTTTTATTTCAAATGGTATGAATGATACGTATTGTCCTGGGATCACTTCTGATGGTAATTATTGTCTTATTGTATGGCCGGACATAAGGAGTTGGCGAGCCCATATTTATGGTGCGAGACTAAATGGAGCTGGTACGGTATTAGACCCTGAAGGGATTTTATTTTCCACAGCGCTGTATAGTCAGTGGTCGTCAGCCGCAGCTTTTGATGGTATAAACTATTTTGCAGTATGGGAAGATTATCGTGAGGATGAGTTCTCAAATATTTTTGGTGCAAGAATAGATACCACGGGTTCAGTTCTGGAATCATCTGGTATTGCAATATGTACTACTTCCTATTCACTCACACCAGCAATTGTGTACGGGGGATTAAATTATTTGGTGGTTTGGTCTGGCATTTCTTGTACAAGGATTGATACATCTGGTGCACTTCTTGACAGTAATTTTATAGATATAGGTAATGGGTATGACCCCTCAATAAGCTTTGATGGTAATAATTATTTTGTGGTTTTCAAAAGAAATATCGATATTTATGGTGCTCGGATTGATACTTCAGGCATAGTCTTGGATTCTGCTGGCTTTCGAATCTCCCCAATAAATGATGTGGAGAAATACCCTGATGTTGGCTTTGACGGTACTAATTACTTGGTTGTCTGGCAGGATAATCGGAATGAATTATTTGAATTATCTGACATTTACGGTACTTTTGTAGATACAACAGGGAGCGTATTAGACACACTAGGGTTTTCGATATCTGCTTTATTCAATATAGAACAATCTCATCCTTCTGTTGCTTTTGATGGAAATAATTATCTGGTCGTGTGGCAGGATAGCCGTAATGATTATGCTGATATTTATGGTGCTCGCGTGACACAAACTGGTGTGGTTTTGGACACGGCAGGAATTCTGATTTGTGGTGCTGCATCTGCTCAGTATAAGCCGCAAATAGCTTTTGATGGAATAAATTTCTGTGTTAATTGGGAAGATTGGCGGGGTGGTAACTATGCAGATATCTACGGATGTCATATTGATACAACTGGTTTCGTGATTGATACTTTTATCATCTCTACAAAGGCAAATAACCAGCTTCGACCTTATATAACGAAGGGTTTAAATAAATTCTTGGTTACATTTACAGGGTTTGTAGATTCGGTTAATAATAAGCCTGCTAATACAATGCGTATTTGGTGTAGATTTCTACCATTTGTGGGTGTTGAAGAAAAAACTCAACTTGCCGAGCACCGTGTTGAATCTTCACTATTTATTTACCCAAATCCATTTCAAAAAAAATGTAGTATTAAATACAGCTTACTTCGAAAATCAAAAGTCAATCTATCTATTTATGATGCAACTGGTAAATTCGTTAAAGAGATTGTTAGTGAAATACAAAATGCTGGTATTTATAATAAAACTTTTGAAGTAAATAATTTATCTCAGGGCGTTTACTTTCTTAGATTAGATACTGAGAATTATGCAAAAACAAGAAAATTTGTTTTTATAAGATAG